TGTGTCCGCCGCGATACCCGCGAAAAACAGCTGCTCGAACGCAGCGCAGTCGTGACCTCGGTGAGCGCACTGCTCGAAATCATGCAGCAGGAGCTCCTCAGCGCTGCACGCGAACGCATGCAGGCCAACACGCATGAAGCCGACAGCTACGACGCCTTCAAAACGATTCTTGACGAAAAAGGCGGCTTCATTTACGCGCACTGGGACGGCACTGCCGAAACCGAGGCCCGTATCAAGGAAGAAACCAAAGCGACGATTCGCTGCATCCCGCTCAGCGGCGACAAAACCCCGGGCAACTGCATGGTCACGGGCAAGCCTTCGGCGCAGAAGGTGTTGTTCGCGCGCGCGTATTGATGGGGTGTTTATTTATCACCCCGTTTTTTTACCGGAATGTGTATTATAACCGATAAATGTATCTTTTTTTGGTTATTACAAGTACCCTTCTTGACGATTAACAAAAGCTATGAATTCATAAGTGTAGCTCTTCGGTTATTTTCGTTCAAAAATCAATCAGGAACCAGCAAAAAGCATTTACATAGATAAATTTTAAGCATTCTAATTCCTGGCATAAATGAGAATAGACAAAGTCAAAATAGTCAACTTCAAAGGTTTTACAGACGAAACGTTTGAATTAAACCCAAGATTTACGGTCTTTATAGGAGATAATGCAAAGGGTAAGACTACTGTTTTGGACGCGCTTGCAATTTGTGCCGGAAGCTTTCTGCGGGGCATAGATGTTGCTAAACATGAAGCACGGGGAATAAATAAAAGAGAGGTAAGGGTAAAAACGATTGAAGGGCAGCCAAGACCACAGCTTCCGGCAGAAATAGAATGTATTGGGGAAGTAAATGGTATTTATCTGGAAGAAGGATGGAAAAGGACGGTTGACAAACTGAGTCAGAAAACCACAACAACCTATGTAAATGCTAAAAATATTGAGTCTCTGGCTACGGAGATGTTGCAGGAAAGCCGAAAGAACGGGGGCGTTACATTTCCTGTAATTGCATATCATGGTACCGGACGTTTGTGGGCTGAACACGAAGAAAAGAAAGCTGTTTACAAAAAACAGGGGGAAGGTGTAGCGCTTGCCTATACAAGATGCCTTTCTCCGAAATCATCAAGCAAAGAGTTTCTTTCGTGGTACAAAACCTACGAAGACGAAATCAGGAAATTTGGCTCTCCGAAAGAGAAAAGCCTGCTTGAAAGCTTTAAAAAAGCCATTATTTCAATGATTCCCGATGACCATTGGACTGACATGTCCTATAGCTTTAAAGACGAAGATTTAGTCGGCATTTTCAGGAAAGGTGACCATCCGGAGAGGTTGTTATTTAGTCAGTTGAGTGATGGATATCGAAATTTAATCGGTATGGTTGCAGATATCGCTTATCGCTGTATTAAGTTGAATCCTCATTTAGGCGATGATGCTGTAAGCCATACACCCGGTCTTGTTTTAATTGACGAGCTTGACCTTCACCTGCATCCCAACTGGCAAAAAAGAATCGTGTCAGATCTGAAAAAGGTGTTTAAAAACATTCAGTTTGTCGCTACAACGCATTCACCTTTTATTGTTCAAAGTTTGAAGGCAGACGAACTTATTAATCTCGACGAAGTAAAAGGCCTTGATCATGATCCTGATAAGTATAGTGTAGAAGAGATCTCAGAAAATGAAATGGGTGTTCTAAATGTGAAAAGAAGTATCCATTTTTCCGAAATGCAAATGAGAGCTAAGGAATATTTTGATTTAGTAAAAGACAAAGCGTCTCCGGATGAAATAGCAAAAGCAAAGAGGCTGTTGGATAGTCTCAGGGTCAAGTATAGCAAAGACCCGGCTTATGTAGCCCTGTTAGAGTCAGAATTGCCCAAACAATAGCTGCGATGAGACCTGTTGTAAAGTCAGTGAAAGATAAAACATCCGGTCATTATCGGCCTTGGCGAAAAGCGAAAATCGATCTTGTTAACGAAATCGGTTCTTTTTGTTCGTACTGTGAGAAACAAATAGACCGATCTTCTCTTCACATTGAGCACATAAAAGGTCAAAAGGTGAGAAACAAGGAAGGCGGTCTAATCTATGATGATCTTAAATTTGATTGGAATAATTTTTTATTGGCATGCAGCAATTGTAATAGCATTAAGTCCAACAAAGATATTGCTCTGACAAACCCATATTTGCCTCACCAAAATAACTTACTACACTTCATCGAAATTACAGCAGCTGGTACAGTCGGGATAAAGGCTAATGTGACCGAATCAGATTTAATTAAAACTAAAGCTTTTATTGATTTAGTGGGCTTGGACAGACACCCTGGACATCCGCATTACGCTGAATTTGGTGATGACAGATGGGAAAGCAGGTTAGCGACAATAGATATTGCTAACAGGCAATTGAAGAAGTACAAGGCAACACCCCGGGAAACAGATCTTGAGAACATCGTGAATTTAGCTAAAGGCTGGGGTTTCTTTTCCGTTTGGTATTATCAGTTTTACAGCCATCCGGAAGTGCTTGATGCGCTCATAAATGGCATTGCTACTGAAGCTAAACACATAATTCCATTCAAAGGAACGCATGCTGGTTCATTTGAAGCGCCATCCTTTAATACAATTGAGCGCAATCCTTCAACACAACAGAGATGAAAGACCGTTTTGATTTTTTTTAATGTTTGAACAGCCACCCCCCGCTTTGCACGCAAACCACCACACCTTAGCCCAATGGATTTCAACGGTGTTTAATCCGCTGATGCTCGTATTGCCGCTGTTTTGGCTGCTGGGGCGTGCCGGGCATGATCCGGGTACTGCCCAAAAGCTGCTGGTGATAGCGGTCGTTTTCTTTGCGTTGCTCCCTTTTGGAGTACTGCTGATTTTCCTGAAATCCAAACGCATTGAATCCCTTGAAATCCGGAATCGGAGCCGAAGGCACATTCCGTTTCTGGTTGGGATAGTGCTCAATATTGCGGGCTTTGCGTTGCTGATGTGGGCTGATGGTCCTTTCGGTCTCATCCAAAATGCGGCTTTTGCCCTGCTTTGGAGTAGTATTGTGGCCTCCTTCATCACCCTTTGGTGGAAAATAAGCATACACTGCACGGCCATCGCAATCGCTTCGGGCTATGCGGTTTGGGCGGGGGTACAGCTGTTTGATCCTGCTGTCTCAGTCCTGATCGGAATCCTGTGCCTGCTGATTAGTGGCAGTGTCGTTTGGGCGCGCATCACCCTAAAAGCGCACACGCCTGCGCAAACCGCTGCCGGACTCCTTTTCGGGATTTTGGTTGCAGCAATTTCTCTCGCATTTTATCCTGTCTGAAACCATCCATACCAATTCAAATTCTGCATGATACCTCCCGGCTTTGAAAACCGGCTTTTTACCGCAGCACAATCGCGCGATATTGACCGCCGCACGATTGAAGAACTCGGTATACCCGGCTTCACGCTCATGGAAGTTGCGGCGCAGCGGGCCGCGGACCACATCTTTGAGATGCAGCCCGGCCCAGTGCGTGTCCTGAGTTTTTGCGGCAAAGGCAATAATGCGGGTGATGCCCTTGCGGTTTCCCGCCTGCTGCTGATGAAGGGGTTTTCGGTTGATGTCTGTCTTGCCCTGGGCAAAACGGGGATGTCGGCAGACGCCGCTGCAAATCTTCGCATACTCGAAAAAATGCTGGAGGCCGATCCCGAACTTCCGCTGCGCTTTTTTGAGGGAGTCCTGCCTGGCCGCGTGTACTGCACGGTCATTGACGGCCTTTTCGGCACAGGTTTGCAGCGGGACGTGACGGGACCGCTCGCGGAGATGATAGCGGAAAT
This genomic stretch from Cyclonatronum proteinivorum harbors:
- a CDS encoding AAA family ATPase; amino-acid sequence: MRIDKVKIVNFKGFTDETFELNPRFTVFIGDNAKGKTTVLDALAICAGSFLRGIDVAKHEARGINKREVRVKTIEGQPRPQLPAEIECIGEVNGIYLEEGWKRTVDKLSQKTTTTYVNAKNIESLATEMLQESRKNGGVTFPVIAYHGTGRLWAEHEEKKAVYKKQGEGVALAYTRCLSPKSSSKEFLSWYKTYEDEIRKFGSPKEKSLLESFKKAIISMIPDDHWTDMSYSFKDEDLVGIFRKGDHPERLLFSQLSDGYRNLIGMVADIAYRCIKLNPHLGDDAVSHTPGLVLIDELDLHLHPNWQKRIVSDLKKVFKNIQFVATTHSPFIVQSLKADELINLDEVKGLDHDPDKYSVEEISENEMGVLNVKRSIHFSEMQMRAKEYFDLVKDKASPDEIAKAKRLLDSLRVKYSKDPAYVALLESELPKQ
- a CDS encoding HNH endonuclease, encoding MRPVVKSVKDKTSGHYRPWRKAKIDLVNEIGSFCSYCEKQIDRSSLHIEHIKGQKVRNKEGGLIYDDLKFDWNNFLLACSNCNSIKSNKDIALTNPYLPHQNNLLHFIEITAAGTVGIKANVTESDLIKTKAFIDLVGLDRHPGHPHYAEFGDDRWESRLATIDIANRQLKKYKATPRETDLENIVNLAKGWGFFSVWYYQFYSHPEVLDALINGIATEAKHIIPFKGTHAGSFEAPSFNTIERNPSTQQR
- a CDS encoding phosphatase PAP2 family protein → MHANHHTLAQWISTVFNPLMLVLPLFWLLGRAGHDPGTAQKLLVIAVVFFALLPFGVLLIFLKSKRIESLEIRNRSRRHIPFLVGIVLNIAGFALLMWADGPFGLIQNAAFALLWSSIVASFITLWWKISIHCTAIAIASGYAVWAGVQLFDPAVSVLIGILCLLISGSVVWARITLKAHTPAQTAAGLLFGILVAAISLAFYPV